From Primulina tabacum isolate GXHZ01 chromosome 2, ASM2559414v2, whole genome shotgun sequence, one genomic window encodes:
- the LOC142531786 gene encoding EH domain-containing protein 1 isoform X1 codes for MEGLDVAIATMKHPPKSEPEQNGIPAVQSSPSASWFSTSKSAKKVSFSSVTSIIDGLKKLYVQKLKPLEVTYQFNDFVSPLLTNSDFDAKPMVMLLGQYSTGKTTFIKHLLRTSYPGAHIGPEPTTDRFVVVMNGPDERSIPGNTIAVQADMPFSGLTTFGTSFLSKFECSQMPHPLLEHITFVDTPGVLSGEKQRTQRSYDFTGVTSWFAAKCDLILLLFDPHKLDISDEFKRVIGSLRGQDDKIRVVLNKADQVDTQQLMRVYGALMWSLGKVLNTPEVVRVYIGSFNDKPINEAAAGPIGKVLFEKEQDDLLTDLKDIPKKACDRRINEFVKRARAAKIHAYIISHLRKEMPAMMGKAKTQQRLIDNLSDEFAKVQREHHLPPGDFPNVEHFRDVLSGYSLDKFEKLKPKMIQSVDQMLGYDIPDLLKNFRNPYD; via the exons ATGGAGGGTCTGGACGTAGCCATTGCT ACAATGAAGCATCCTCCTAAAAGTGAACCTGAACAGAATG GTATTCCAGCAGTGCAGTCTTCACCATCAGCTAGTTGGTTTTCGACTTCAAAATCTGCCAAGAAG GTATCTTTCAGTTCTGTCACTTCAATAATTGATGGCTTGAAGAAGCTCTATGTTCAGAAGCTGAAGCCCCTGGAAGTCACTTATCAGTTTAATGATTTCGTTTCTCCCTTGCTG ACAAATAGTGACTTTGATGCTAAACCGATGGTGATGCTTCTGGGCCAGTACTCGACAGGGAAAACAACTTTTATAAAACATTTGCTCAGAACTAGCTATCCAG GAGCTCACATTGGGCCAGAGCCCACAACTGATAGATTTGTTGTCGTCATG AACGGACCTGATGAGAGAAGTATTCCGGGGAACACAATTGCTGTTCAAGCTGATATGCCTTTCAGCGGCTTGACAACTTTTGGAACATCATTTTTATCGAAGTTTGAGTGTTCACAAATGCCTCATCCT CTGCTGGAGCACATTACATTTGTGGATACTCCAGGAGTTTTATCTGGAGAGAAGCAACGGACTCAGAGAAGCTACGACTTTACTGGTGTAACATCTTGGTTTGCTGCAAAGTGCGATCTAATCCTGCTTTTATTCGATCCTCACAAACTCGATATAAGTGATGAATTCAAACGAGTCATTGGATCTTTACGAGGCCAAGATGACAAAATACGTGTGGTTTTGAACAAGGCTGACCAAGTTGATACTCAGCAA CTTATGCGGGTATATGGAGCGTTGATGTGGTCTCTTGGGAAAGTTCTAAATACTCCTGAGGTTGTGCGTGTTTATATTGG TTCTTTCAATGACAAGCCTATAAACGAGGCTGCTGCTGGTCCAATTGGCAAAGTTCTTTTCGAAAAAGAACAGGATGACCTTCTTACCGACTTGAAAGACATACCAAAGAAGGCTTGTGATCGACGT ATAAACGAATTCGTAAAACGTGCTAGGGCTGCTAAGATACACGCTTACATCATCAGTCATCTAAGAAAAGAAATGCCTGCAATGATGGGCAAAGCCAAGACACAACAGAGACTCATTGATAATCTATCTGATGAATTTGCTAAG GTCCAAAGGGAACATCATCTCCCACCCGGGGATTTCCCTAATGTCGAACACTTTAGAGATGTTTTGAGCGGCTATAGTCTAGACAAGTTCGAGAAGTTGAAACCTAAAATGATTCAATCGGTGGACCAGATGCTTGGATATGATATCCCCGATCTTTTGAAGAACTTCCGCAACCCTTACGATTAG
- the LOC142531786 gene encoding EH domain-containing protein 1 isoform X2, which produces MEIDSAPITRCSMEHQKIYQQWFSLADSDGDGRLTGADATKFFSLSNLSRQDLKLVWAIADSKRQGFLGFKEFVTAMQLVSLAQAGHTLSSDVLNAAVDFENLHPPAMEGLDVAIATMKHPPKSEPEQNGIPAVQSSPSASWFSTSKSAKKVSFSSVTSIIDGLKKLYVQKLKPLEVTYQFNDFVSPLLTNSDFDAKPMVMLLGQYSTGKTTFIKHLLRTSYPGAHIGPEPTTDRFVVVMNGPDERSIPGNTIAVQADMPFSGLTTFGTSFLSKFECSQMPHPLLEHITFVDTPGVLSGEKQRTQRSYDFTGVTSWFAAKCDLILLLFDPHKLDISDEFKRVIGSLRGQDDKIRVVLNKADQVDTQQLMRVYGALMWSLGKVLNTPEVVRVYIGSFNDKPINEAAAGPIGKVLFEKEQDDLLTDLKDIPKKACDRRINEFVKRARAAKIHAYIISHLRKEMPAMMGKAKTQQRLIDNLSDEFAKVQREHHLPPGDFPNVEHFRDVLSGYSLDKFEKLKPKMIQSVDQMLGYDIPDLLKNFRNPYD; this is translated from the exons ATGGAGATCGATTCTGCCCCGATTACTCGGTGTTCCATGGAGCACCAGAAAATCTACCAACAGTGGTTTTCTTTGGCTGATTCAG ATGGAGATGGGCGTCTCACGGGAGCTGATGCTACCAAGTTCTTTTCCTTGTCCAATTTGTCTCGTCAAGATCTTAAGCTG GTGTGGGCTATTGCTGATTCAAAAAGGCAAGGATTTCTTGGATTTAAAGAATTTGTGACGGCTATGCAG TTAGTCTCGTTGGCACAAGCTGGGCATACTCTCTCCAGTGATGTTTTAAATGCTGCAG TTGACTTTGAAAACTTGCATCCTCCGGCTATGGAGGGTCTGGACGTAGCCATTGCT ACAATGAAGCATCCTCCTAAAAGTGAACCTGAACAGAATG GTATTCCAGCAGTGCAGTCTTCACCATCAGCTAGTTGGTTTTCGACTTCAAAATCTGCCAAGAAG GTATCTTTCAGTTCTGTCACTTCAATAATTGATGGCTTGAAGAAGCTCTATGTTCAGAAGCTGAAGCCCCTGGAAGTCACTTATCAGTTTAATGATTTCGTTTCTCCCTTGCTG ACAAATAGTGACTTTGATGCTAAACCGATGGTGATGCTTCTGGGCCAGTACTCGACAGGGAAAACAACTTTTATAAAACATTTGCTCAGAACTAGCTATCCAG GAGCTCACATTGGGCCAGAGCCCACAACTGATAGATTTGTTGTCGTCATG AACGGACCTGATGAGAGAAGTATTCCGGGGAACACAATTGCTGTTCAAGCTGATATGCCTTTCAGCGGCTTGACAACTTTTGGAACATCATTTTTATCGAAGTTTGAGTGTTCACAAATGCCTCATCCT CTGCTGGAGCACATTACATTTGTGGATACTCCAGGAGTTTTATCTGGAGAGAAGCAACGGACTCAGAGAAGCTACGACTTTACTGGTGTAACATCTTGGTTTGCTGCAAAGTGCGATCTAATCCTGCTTTTATTCGATCCTCACAAACTCGATATAAGTGATGAATTCAAACGAGTCATTGGATCTTTACGAGGCCAAGATGACAAAATACGTGTGGTTTTGAACAAGGCTGACCAAGTTGATACTCAGCAA CTTATGCGGGTATATGGAGCGTTGATGTGGTCTCTTGGGAAAGTTCTAAATACTCCTGAGGTTGTGCGTGTTTATATTGG TTCTTTCAATGACAAGCCTATAAACGAGGCTGCTGCTGGTCCAATTGGCAAAGTTCTTTTCGAAAAAGAACAGGATGACCTTCTTACCGACTTGAAAGACATACCAAAGAAGGCTTGTGATCGACGT ATAAACGAATTCGTAAAACGTGCTAGGGCTGCTAAGATACACGCTTACATCATCAGTCATCTAAGAAAAGAAATGCCTGCAATGATGGGCAAAGCCAAGACACAACAGAGACTCATTGATAATCTATCTGATGAATTTGCTAAG GTCCAAAGGGAACATCATCTCCCACCCGGGGATTTCCCTAATGTCGAACACTTTAGAGATGTTTTGAGCGGCTATAGTCTAGACAAGTTCGAGAAGTTGAAACCTAAAATGATTCAATCGGTGGACCAGATGCTTGGATATGATATCCCCGATCTTTTGAAGAACTTCCGCAACCCTTACGATTAG